Proteins from one Juglans microcarpa x Juglans regia isolate MS1-56 chromosome 1S, Jm3101_v1.0, whole genome shotgun sequence genomic window:
- the LOC121245771 gene encoding transcription factor IBH1-like — MISKGATRNSNSRRIKFARRFVSALLHMRNQNPRPGSLSIEGSVRTRSQRIKIAAYLSMAQAVGSRRAWSRAVLSKLGSRARRHMRRMGRSSLGSLKKKRVIRSYSPGELGQAKKLRQLVPGGETMDICSLLEETAHYITCLATQVKVMQTLADNFSK, encoded by the coding sequence ATGATCTCGAAGGGTGCAACCCGGAACTCCAACTCCCGCAGAATCAAGTTTGCTCGCAGATTTGTTTCTGCTCTCTTGCATATGAGAAACCAAAACCCTAGACCCGGTTCCTTATCCATCGAGGGATCAGTTCGTACACGAAGCCAGAGAATCAAGATCGCGGCTTATTTGTCAATGGCTCAAGCAGTTGGATCGAGGAGGGCTTGGAGCAGGGCTGTTCTTTCCAAGCTTGGAAGCCGAGCAAGGCGCCACATGAGAAGGATGGGGAGGAGCTCTCTTGGcagcttgaagaagaaaagggtCATTAGGAGTTATTCCCCAGGAGAGCTAGGCCAAGCCAAAAAGCTTAGACAGCTTGTACCTGGTGGAGAAACAATGGATATATGCAGCTTGTTGGAGGAGACAGCCCACTATATAACATGCCTTGCCACCCAGGTTAAGGTCATGCAGACTTTAGCTGATAACTTCTCTAAATGA